A single genomic interval of Bradyrhizobium sp. AZCC 1693 harbors:
- a CDS encoding amidohydrolase family protein yields MIIDAWMQHPNADWIGNPMFESLRRWRPGKWSETAPPIEDTLAEMDRAGVSVGMLCAWHGPGGPMISNDEVAQYCRAYPDRFIGIASVDLFRPMEAVRELRLRVKRDGFKGLRVLPWVWGLPPDDRRYYPLFAECCELDVPFCTQVGHAGPLRESEPGRPIPYLDRVALEFPELRILGGHIGVPWLNEMLSLVMKYPNVFIDTSAYKVSRYPSELVEYMRGNKRHRVLFGSNHPFWPASECIAGLDHLNLGVEAQSAFLADNARRLFKLA; encoded by the coding sequence CAGCACCCGAATGCCGACTGGATCGGGAATCCGATGTTCGAATCCTTGCGTCGATGGAGACCCGGCAAGTGGTCGGAAACAGCACCTCCCATCGAAGACACGCTTGCCGAGATGGATCGTGCAGGCGTCTCCGTCGGTATGCTCTGCGCGTGGCACGGTCCGGGCGGCCCGATGATCAGCAACGACGAGGTCGCGCAATACTGTCGGGCATATCCTGATCGCTTTATCGGTATCGCATCCGTTGATCTTTTCCGTCCTATGGAGGCTGTGCGGGAGTTGAGGCTTCGGGTGAAGAGGGACGGTTTCAAGGGGTTGCGCGTTCTGCCCTGGGTTTGGGGCCTGCCGCCGGACGACCGCCGCTACTACCCATTGTTTGCAGAGTGCTGCGAGCTTGACGTCCCATTTTGCACGCAGGTCGGGCACGCAGGGCCATTGCGCGAGTCGGAGCCAGGGCGGCCTATCCCTTATCTCGATCGGGTCGCGCTGGAGTTTCCCGAGCTTCGCATTCTCGGTGGCCATATTGGCGTGCCATGGCTCAACGAGATGCTCTCACTCGTCATGAAATACCCGAACGTTTTCATTGACACGTCGGCTTACAAGGTCAGCCGGTATCCATCTGAGCTTGTCGAGTATATGCGCGGCAACAAGAGACATCGGGTCCTCTTCGGATCTAACCACCCGTTCTGGCCCGCGAGTGAATGTATCGCCGGACTTGATCATCTGAACCTTGGTGTCGAAGCCCAGTCAGCCTTCCTGGCGGACAACGCACGGCGCTTATTCAAATTAGCCTGA